The nucleotide sequence TCGGAGATGTCCGCGACCTCGGAAATGTCTCCCTGGGTCACTCGCTCGTTGCTCAACAGCGCGGCCGCATAGATCGCGGCCGCGGCGATTCCGACTGGACTCTTCCCGCTGAGAATACCGGATTCACGCGCGGAATCGACGAGTTCGCGAGCCTGCCGGGAAACTTCCTCGCTCAGGTTGAGATCGGAGACGAACCGCGGAATGTAACTTTCGGGGTCGGCGGGCTTGACCTCCAGATTCAACTCCCGGACGACGTAGCGATACGTCCGTGTGAGCTCCATCCGGTCGATCCGGGAGACGCGTTCGATCTCGTCGAGACTGCGGGGGTTGCCGGCCTGTCGGGCGGCGGCGTACAACGACGCCGTCGAGACACCCTCGATGGAGCGGCCGGGCAGGAGGTTCTCGTCCAGCGCGCGGCGATAGATGACGCTTGCCGTCTCCCGAACGTTTTCGGGCAGACCGAGCGCCGAGGCCATGCGGTCGATCTCGCCGAGTGCCTGCTTGAGATTACGCTCTTTGGAGTCCCGCGTCCGGAAGCGCTCGTTCCAGGTGCGCAACCGCTGCATTTTCTCGCGCTGGCGGCTGGACAGCGAATTCCCGTAGGCGTCTTTGTCCTGCCAGCCGATGTTGGTCGAGAGCCCCTTGTCGTGCATCATGTTCGTCGTCGGTGCGCCGACACGGGACTTTTCGTCTTTTTCCGCAGCGTCGAAGGCCCGCCACTCCGGGCCGGGATCGATTTCGTCCTCTTCGACGACGAGGCCACACTCGCCACAGACGGTCTCGCCGCGCTCGGAATCCGTTACCAGGTTGCCACCACACTCCGGACAGACCTGTGTCTCGTCGTGGTCGATCCGCTCGTCCGCTGTGCGTTCGCTAGTTTCTTCTACGGGCCGTGATCGGGTTGAAGTTTCGCTCATGATGGGGGATATCGGGTAACCGCGGGAGACAAAATATTAACGCGCTGAGTTACCCTTTGTGAGATGAAGTAAGTGTTGGAAGTATTTAAACCTTGGCCTAAGGCTTATGTATGTAGCGTCTCCATGGCAGGGATGTTCATACCAAAAGAGTACGTTTCACTTCCCACAAGACCCCGGTAGGTGACGGCGGTGTATGTCCTCTATCACCCCCCTGCAGACCACCCCGTCCGGGCTGGAAACCGAAGCTTCAGACAGTAAAGAGGTGTCCGTCTTCGGGAACGTCAAAGAGGCCGATTCGCGCGCCGGCGTCGAGCCAGGCGTGGCCGTAGGAAAACGCTGCGAGGGCGTTGACCAGATCATCATCGTCACGAAAGTGACGGCCGTCTTCGAGATACGACTGGGCCATCTCTTCGAACTCCGCGGCCGCGTCCCCGAGCGGCGTCCCGTCCGGTGGCCGAACGGTGGCCGCATCGAGAGCTTCGGAAAGCAATCGCTCGTAGCGATCGGTCTTCTCGACGAGATCGGCTGGCATAGGCTGACGTTCACGCGGTTGCCTCCTGAGTCTGTCGGCTATTGGTCGCCGGCTACATCCGGCGGTTACTCGGCCGCCTGGACCTGGGTGTAATCCTCGACGGTTACGGTCCCGTCAGGCGACGTCTCTGCAAAAACCTGCGCGGAAAAGCGTTTGACGATCGCTTTCTCACGTTCCCAGGCATCTGGCGGTAATCCGGCCTTCCGGGCCGTCTCACGGAGAAACTGCGTGGCGGTCCAGTCCCGCTCGGCAGCGACCTGGGGCAGCAACAACCCGCTCTGTCGCCCCTGGGTGACGATCAAGCCGTCCCGACCGACGACGATGTCCTCCGACTCGACGTCCGGCAGGGACTCCGGCGGCGTCAAGATACTCACCGAGACGGTGATCGAATCGAGTTCGTCCGGCGAAACCCGTGGGAACCGTGGGTCCGCTGTCGCCGCCTCGACCGCTGCCGCTTGCAGGGCTTGCCCGAGCGCTTGTTCGGGGCGGGGCCGACCGATGCAACCCCGCAAATCGCCATCCGTCTTCAGCGTGACGAACGTTCCCCGCTGCTCCGAAAGGACTGGCAAATCGGGTGCCGTGGGTGTCGGCTCGTCGGTAACGGCGGCTTCGATGATCCTCCGTGCGTATTCGAGAAGCCGTTTCCCCGTTTCCGTGTCGAGACGTGGCGTGTTCTCGCCCGTCGCCATCGACACGACCTTGGGACTCGACCGCCCTACGCTGGAACCCCCACCATTGAGGGCCTTTAGATGAGCCAGTCCGGCGGAACGGTTCGGCCGAAGGCCTCAGCCGGACCATTCGGCGTCCGAAAGCGTCCGCTGGACCGCCTGCTCGCCGACGGCGGCAGCCAACGTTCGAAACCCGCCACGTTCGCTTCGATCGTCGGCATCGGCGACGAGTCGCGAGACAATGAATTCCGGCGTCGAGCGGCCGACGGTCCCAAAGCGTGGCTGGTAGTCGACTTCGAGTTCGAGATCCGTCGTCAACCCCTCGGCGAAGATGCCGTCAGTTCGGGCTGCGGCCGGTAACGGTTCCAGATCGTCGGCCAGGTGCGTGACGAACACGCCGAGCGCCGGCTGGTCGACGGTCAGCGTTACCAGGCCGTGAAGGAGATCGGCGGCGCTGCCGGGTTCGGTGATCGCCTCGAACTCGTCGACCAACATTAACGTTCGGCCCTCGTCGGTCAGCGGCGGGACGACTGTCCGCAGGGTCGATTCGAGGACGCCCGCGTTGAAGCTCGCGTGTCGGCGGTGGAAAACGACGGCGTCGACGATCCCGACTTCGGCGGCATCCGCTGGCACGGGCAGCCCCATCTGTGCGAGCAACTGGACCTGCGCGAGCGTCTCCAGCAGCGTCGTCTTCCCGCCGCTGTTGGCTCCTGTCAGGACCGCAACCCGATCGCCCCGTGGCGGTTCGTTCGCGCCGGCGACGGACAATGAATGGTCCCCGATCCCGTAGGTGACGGCCTGGACGGACTGGTCTGCACCGATCAGTTCCAGGTTACGCGCGTTCTCGACCGCCAGCACGCGCCCTTCGCGGTACGTCGGCGCGGTGAGATCGAACTCGTGAGCGAACCGGGCCAGCGAGACGTCGCGTGCGATCTCGTCGACGACGTCGACGGCGGCGTCGACATCCGCGCGGGCCAGTTCCAGGCTGGCCTGCAGTCGCTCGCGGACCTCGGCCTCGCGTTCGTCGACGGCTTCCCGACGATCCGCGGCAAGGTCTCGAAGCGTTTCCGAGACGAAATCAGTCACGTCCGGGGCATCGGCGACCATCGCCTCCCTGACGGCTCCCACGTCGACGCCGGTTTCGCTGACGACGTGGTCGACGAATCGCTCGCGGAACTCGTCGCCGCCCCGGACGCCAGCATCGCGGATCGTGGCGATCACCGACTCGGCGTCGGCGGCCATGTCCTCGATCGCTCCAAGCTGCATTTTGAGATCGTCGAGACGGTCGTCAGCACCGGCCGCGACGCCGTCCGCCTCGAGCGCGGCGAGCGCGTCGGCCGCGGCCTCGAGCTGTTCGACGTCGAGGTCTGCGAGCGGCGCGAACACACCGTCGGTGACACCGGTCTCCCGCAATGCCAGTGCGGTCCGGACGCCGGCGAGATCGCCGCCTTCGACGCTGTCGTAAGCCTCGAAGGCCTCGATGATGCGCTCCCGGGTCGCTTCGTCGAGGTCGTCCCAGACAGCCGCGGCGTCCATGACAGTTTCGAGGCGCGACTCCATGGCTGCCTGCGAATCGAGGGGCGTGAGCAGCCGGATGCTGTTTGTGGCGTGACGAGTTACCGCGTACTCACTCGCCAGATCGAGCACAGACTTATAAACTGATCGGGCGTCGCGGGTCGAAAGCACGTCCATCGCCCCGCCCTGGGCCCGGCGGAGAATCCGCGTCGCCCGCCCGCGGCTCAACCCGGCCTCGGTCAACGTCCGGAGATCGCCCGATTCGATGGCTTCGATCGCGGTTTCCAGCCCCAGCGACTCGGCGAGGAGCTCACGGGTCTTCGGCCCGACGCCCCAGTAGTCCGCTACGTCCATGGTTGCATGCTCTCCCGGGTGTCCTTAAGGTGTTACCCCTCCGGTCGAACACAATCCGATTCGGCGGCACAGACCACGGACTATCCGTTGGCGTCGATCCAGTTGCAGAACGCGTCAAAATCGTTCGCGCCCGCGCTCTGAGCGATCTCCCGAAGCGTCCCCGTCCGGAGCTCGTCATGCAATGGGACGGTGACGCGTCGACGATCGTTCTCGTTCGTCGGATGTTCGTAATACAGCTGTGCGTGGTCACCGGCCGTCCGACGCCATTCGAATCCGCCAGTATTGACTAGCACTTTGATGACTTCCATTCCGGAAAAGGTCTGTCGACCCATCTATTCGAGCACGTCTGGCGGGGTCTCGCCTCCGGTCCTGTTTTTGCCCGGATCGATTCCCAGTTCGCGTAACTCTTCATTGGTTGGTTCGTGTCCGACCTCGTCGGCCTGCAGTGCGACCGCTTCGTCGAGATTGGAGAGCGCAGCCTCCCTACTTCGACCTTGCGTCGTGACATCGGTCTCGATGTCCTTCGCGATCCACCAGTCGTCCTCCCGCCATAGGTGGATTTCGTCGTCGTGGGGATCGTTATCAACCGTCGAACTAGCCATCGTACCTATAGATAGGACCGCTCTCGCATAAAAAGTTGCTCACGAGATGGCTTTGAGAGCGTTCTCGGAGTACCTGACAGGCACGCTGAGCCTCCGGCCGGCAGTATGAAATACCTCGCTCGACAATTTCGGTTGATGAGTGCGCCCGACGATGGAGCGTGTCCACGATGCGAAACGCCGCTCGCGGGTGCGGATGAATGTCCAGAGTGTGGGCTCACGATCCGGACGGGCGAGGACGGCCTCACATCGGAAGCAGCCGACGCGATCGTCGAGCGGACCTTGTCGAACGCGTCGGCACGGCGACAGCCGTCCAGCCAGACGCTTCCATATCCACTCAGGCTGGCGTCGGCCCTCGCGATCAGTATCCCGTTTGCCCCGCTGTCGGCGTTTGCCCTGACGAGTCTCGTTCCCGCCCATCCGATCATCGTCATTCTTGTGGGGATGCTCTCCTGGATGGCACCCGCTGCCGTACTTGCCCGGACGCCCGTTCCCTCGCTGATCGTCGGCCGGGGGCTGACCGTGATGGGGGCGGTCGTCGCCGTGACGCCGCTGGTCGTCGCCGGCGGCCGGGCGCTCGTCGGCACTGCCGCGACCACGAACCCCCCGATCGACGGGACCCAGACCATTTACGGGTCGTTTCTACTCTTTGGCCTGGTGATTATAGCTGCCGGAATGGCCGTCTCACGGGTCGCCGGCCGGAAACGTGACGCCTGGCAGGACGCCAGCCCCCGCCATCGAGAGTGATTTCAGCCGGGAACCGCCAGCTGTCACTCCCAGAACGACCGCGTCCGGGCGTACTCGCGTTCCCGGGCGAGGATGTCCCGGTAGAAATCGTCCTCGTTCTCCCGGAGTTTGTTGATGATGCGGGCCGCGTTCGTCGGGCCGACGCCGCGACCCGCCAGCGCGATGATCGCCTGCTTGCCGTGGCTCTGGACGAGGTCGGCGGCCTGGTGGGCGCGTTTCGTCCGGCGCTCCTGCTCGTCGTCCTTCTCGTCGGCCTTGACTGCGGTGACGGTCTCCTCGTCCCACGGGTTCAGCGCCGCGATCCGGGTCGACCCACACTCCGGGCACTTCGGCCGGTCGCGCACTCGCTTGACCGGCTTGGTGGTCGTATAGGACTCACAGTGAACGCAGAACAGGATGACGCGGTCCTCCTGGATCCGGTCTTTCAGCGTCTGGATCACGCTCGCGTCGGCGTTCTCGGGGGCGAGGAGTTCCTTGCTGCCCGAGCGACCGCCGCGACCGATCGCCGTCCGGCCGCCGACGGTCTCGACAGCGATGTCGCCCGACTGGATCTCCCGAAGTAACTCGCTCGTCCGGCCGATGGCGAGTTTCTCGTGGATCAACTCCCGCAGGGCCTCGTCGTAGATCGGAGTGTCCTCCAGGGCCTCAAGCAGGCGATCCCGGCCGAAGCGGCTGCTCCCCCGTCCACGCCAGTTCTTGAGCGCGCCGAACTTGGTGGCGACCTGCGCGAGTCGGAACTTCAGCGCGTCGGCGTTCTTCAGACTGAGCTCGATCAACCCCTCGACGTGAGCGGGATCGGTCGATTCGAGTACGTCGACGACGTCGCCGGCGGTGACGTTTCGGGGCACCTCCAGAGAGATCCGATAGGGATCGACGTCGAGGCCGACCGACGAGCCCGTCCGCTGGCCGAGCAGCGCCGAGAGGAGTCGACCGAGTGTCTCGTTGACCTTGTGGCCGAAGGCGGCATTGAGCACGATGTCCCGCCCCTCGAACTCCACGACGATCCGGTCGGGGCCGGGAACCGGTCCCTCGTGATATTCGATCTGTTCGAGCGCGGACCGGATCGTCGCCTCGGCGGCATCGTATCTTCCAGCGAGGTGCCGGGCGACGCTTTCGGGCTCGCCCCCGGCCCGGAGTTGCTCGGCGGCGACCCCCCGGATCTCGGCGACTTCCTGCGCCACGTCGTAGGGCACCGGGATCTCCTGGCCGGTCCAGGAGGGGACTTCACCCGCTGGATCGCCGACCGGCGTGACGTGGACCGTCTCCTCGTCCTCGTCGATCTCGGTGATCCGCCACATCTCGCCGCCCTGGATGAACACCTCCCCCGGCGCGGCGAAGTTGACGACGAAGCGTTCATCGAGCGTCCCGACCTGCCGGCCGCTCGTGCCGTCGGCGACGTCGTAGGTCGCCTCGTCGGGGATCATCGAGAGGTTGTGATAGAAGTACTGCCAGGTCCCCCGGCGTTTGCTGAGCTCGTCGTCGTCCTCCTCGAGCCAGACAACTCGATTGTCGGCGAGCTCACGCACGATCTCCCGGAAGACAGCTTCGGAAATATCGCCAAAGGGGTAGGCCCGCGTGACGATCTCGTAGGTGCGGCGGGCGTCGACCTCTCCCAGGTCCATGACGACGCCCGCGATCTGGTTGGCGACG is from Halorhabdus sp. BNX81 and encodes:
- a CDS encoding type II toxin-antitoxin system HicA family toxin, whose translation is MGRQTFSGMEVIKVLVNTGGFEWRRTAGDHAQLYYEHPTNENDRRRVTVPLHDELRTGTLREIAQSAGANDFDAFCNWIDANG
- a CDS encoding DEAD/DEAH box helicase, coding for MSEATREGDAVFAHLGEAVRSALSDRGFTTPTEPQRRAIPPIADGEDALVIAPTGSGKTETAMLPVFDAIEGDPPEGIAALYVTPLRALNRDMRDRLEWWGETLDLEIDVRHGDTTQYRRQQQAEDPPDVLVTTPETLQAILTGEKLREGLADVAHVVVDEVHELAAAKRGAQLTVGLERLRELAGPFQRIGLSATVGDPAEVGRFLTGDRGCSIVEIDAGSDIEIDVVRPSIEERDENVAGEIVTDAEVASHVRQIDELIETHESTLVFVNTRQTAEALGSRLKEYGTDVGIHHGSLASDTRVEVEDAFKAGDLDALLCTSSMELGIDVGRVDHVVQYNSPRQVSRLLQRIGRAGHRRDRTSAGTIVTTSPDETFEALAIARMARAGEVEPAAIHHGSRDTVANQIAGVVMDLGEVDARRTYEIVTRAYPFGDISEAVFREIVRELADNRVVWLEEDDDELSKRRGTWQYFYHNLSMIPDEATYDVADGTSGRQVGTLDERFVVNFAAPGEVFIQGGEMWRITEIDEDEETVHVTPVGDPAGEVPSWTGQEIPVPYDVAQEVAEIRGVAAEQLRAGGEPESVARHLAGRYDAAEATIRSALEQIEYHEGPVPGPDRIVVEFEGRDIVLNAAFGHKVNETLGRLLSALLGQRTGSSVGLDVDPYRISLEVPRNVTAGDVVDVLESTDPAHVEGLIELSLKNADALKFRLAQVATKFGALKNWRGRGSSRFGRDRLLEALEDTPIYDEALRELIHEKLAIGRTSELLREIQSGDIAVETVGGRTAIGRGGRSGSKELLAPENADASVIQTLKDRIQEDRVILFCVHCESYTTTKPVKRVRDRPKCPECGSTRIAALNPWDEETVTAVKADEKDDEQERRTKRAHQAADLVQSHGKQAIIALAGRGVGPTNAARIINKLRENEDDFYRDILAREREYARTRSFWE
- a CDS encoding type II toxin-antitoxin system HicB family antitoxin; amino-acid sequence: MASSTVDNDPHDDEIHLWREDDWWIAKDIETDVTTQGRSREAALSNLDEAVALQADEVGHEPTNEELRELGIDPGKNRTGGETPPDVLE
- a CDS encoding transcription initiation factor IIB, whose product is MSETSTRSRPVEETSERTADERIDHDETQVCPECGGNLVTDSERGETVCGECGLVVEEDEIDPGPEWRAFDAAEKDEKSRVGAPTTNMMHDKGLSTNIGWQDKDAYGNSLSSRQREKMQRLRTWNERFRTRDSKERNLKQALGEIDRMASALGLPENVRETASVIYRRALDENLLPGRSIEGVSTASLYAAARQAGNPRSLDEIERVSRIDRMELTRTYRYVVRELNLEVKPADPESYIPRFVSDLNLSEEVSRQARELVDSARESGILSGKSPVGIAAAAIYAAALLSNERVTQGDISEVADISEVTIRNRYKELLEAKSAGSQQVA
- a CDS encoding DNA mismatch repair protein, which translates into the protein MDVADYWGVGPKTRELLAESLGLETAIEAIESGDLRTLTEAGLSRGRATRILRRAQGGAMDVLSTRDARSVYKSVLDLASEYAVTRHATNSIRLLTPLDSQAAMESRLETVMDAAAVWDDLDEATRERIIEAFEAYDSVEGGDLAGVRTALALRETGVTDGVFAPLADLDVEQLEAAADALAALEADGVAAGADDRLDDLKMQLGAIEDMAADAESVIATIRDAGVRGGDEFRERFVDHVVSETGVDVGAVREAMVADAPDVTDFVSETLRDLAADRREAVDEREAEVRERLQASLELARADVDAAVDVVDEIARDVSLARFAHEFDLTAPTYREGRVLAVENARNLELIGADQSVQAVTYGIGDHSLSVAGANEPPRGDRVAVLTGANSGGKTTLLETLAQVQLLAQMGLPVPADAAEVGIVDAVVFHRRHASFNAGVLESTLRTVVPPLTDEGRTLMLVDEFEAITEPGSAADLLHGLVTLTVDQPALGVFVTHLADDLEPLPAAARTDGIFAEGLTTDLELEVDYQPRFGTVGRSTPEFIVSRLVADADDRSERGGFRTLAAAVGEQAVQRTLSDAEWSG
- a CDS encoding DUF357 domain-containing protein, producing the protein MPADLVEKTDRYERLLSEALDAATVRPPDGTPLGDAAAEFEEMAQSYLEDGRHFRDDDDLVNALAAFSYGHAWLDAGARIGLFDVPEDGHLFTV
- the amrA gene encoding AmmeMemoRadiSam system protein A; protein product: MATGENTPRLDTETGKRLLEYARRIIEAAVTDEPTPTAPDLPVLSEQRGTFVTLKTDGDLRGCIGRPRPEQALGQALQAAAVEAATADPRFPRVSPDELDSITVSVSILTPPESLPDVESEDIVVGRDGLIVTQGRQSGLLLPQVAAERDWTATQFLRETARKAGLPPDAWEREKAIVKRFSAQVFAETSPDGTVTVEDYTQVQAAE